In Paenibacillus sp. FSL M7-0420, a single genomic region encodes these proteins:
- a CDS encoding ABC transporter substrate-binding protein, with the protein MNKRNIALVSTMLVTALTGCSSAASNDSSANNGGSGAKQDTLRIAMGSPGEGLIKVWETIGKEFEAQHQGIKVEFNYQDDDTYQTIGLPNLLSGKNAPDLYFEWAGQRLQTRVTDGYAADITGQLESSGLKDMFAEGTFNGMVIDGKTYMIPTAGDVTNVIFYNKKMFNDLGLQPPATWEEFLKVCETIKQAGITPLVIGNSDLWTAGNWVAHILSRVAGEDAYSEAMQLKQPFNSPDFVKAYGYVKELWDKGYINENISAASDSEADMLFLNGSGAMHPIGSWLAATAVEETPDLELGYFNTPAMPDGKGNQESVIGVLNGMVVNKNSKLIDEAIEFMKLYSSPESSKKLSDAGAVPITKDGIDKETMLPLSLELNDLMENAPVLVSPPDTGYSIEVANALNMATSKVIGGAESPEAALAELETTIAPLKK; encoded by the coding sequence ATGAACAAAAGGAATATTGCACTGGTCTCAACGATGCTGGTTACCGCCTTGACGGGCTGCTCTTCTGCAGCCTCTAATGACAGCTCAGCCAATAACGGCGGGTCCGGTGCTAAACAGGATACCCTCCGGATTGCTATGGGCTCGCCCGGCGAAGGCTTGATCAAGGTCTGGGAGACGATCGGCAAGGAGTTCGAGGCACAGCATCAGGGGATTAAGGTGGAATTCAACTATCAGGACGATGACACGTATCAGACGATCGGATTGCCCAATCTGCTAAGCGGCAAGAACGCTCCTGACCTGTACTTCGAATGGGCCGGACAGCGTCTGCAGACCCGAGTCACGGATGGTTATGCCGCAGATATTACCGGACAGCTTGAGAGCTCAGGACTGAAGGATATGTTCGCCGAAGGTACCTTCAATGGGATGGTGATCGACGGCAAGACGTATATGATTCCTACTGCGGGCGATGTGACGAACGTAATCTTTTACAATAAAAAGATGTTCAACGATCTGGGCCTTCAGCCGCCAGCCACCTGGGAGGAATTCCTGAAGGTATGCGAGACTATTAAGCAGGCAGGCATCACCCCGCTCGTCATCGGCAACTCCGATCTGTGGACAGCAGGCAACTGGGTCGCCCATATCCTCTCACGTGTTGCGGGCGAGGATGCCTACAGTGAGGCCATGCAGCTCAAGCAACCGTTCAATTCCCCTGATTTCGTCAAAGCCTATGGTTACGTGAAGGAGCTCTGGGATAAGGGCTATATTAATGAGAACATTAGTGCCGCAAGCGACAGTGAAGCGGATATGCTGTTCCTGAACGGCAGCGGTGCCATGCATCCGATCGGCAGCTGGCTGGCTGCGACCGCTGTGGAAGAAACGCCCGACCTTGAGCTAGGCTACTTCAATACACCGGCCATGCCGGACGGCAAGGGCAATCAGGAGAGCGTAATCGGCGTGTTGAACGGAATGGTGGTCAATAAGAACTCCAAGCTGATCGACGAAGCCATTGAATTCATGAAGCTCTACAGCTCCCCCGAATCCTCGAAGAAGCTCTCAGACGCCGGGGCTGTGCCGATTACCAAGGACGGGATCGACAAGGAGACCATGCTTCCGCTCTCGCTGGAGTTGAACGATCTGATGGAGAATGCCCCGGTGCTTGTGTCGCCGCCCGATACCGGCTATTCCATTGAGGTCGCCAACGCGCTTAATATGGCCACCTCTAAGGTGATCGGAGGCGCTGAGTCCCCTGAAGCTGCTCTGGCTGAGCTGGAGACCACCATCGCCCCTCTGAAAAAATAA
- a CDS encoding S-layer homology domain-containing protein yields MKFRWKQMLGVFTIVSSVALTGVSTVSAETTEKIPAWAAEEIASWKEMGLLKGNPDGLVLPNEGIRKTEFAALINRIFNFTEESGQSFSDVPKTAWYASDISKAVAAGALIGDGGGKIQPLEILTREQAALMLSRVFHVAASGNSYAPFTDDALIAGWSKEAVYAMKEAGYVAGTPQGAFQPKKALTRAEAVKMINNAMGTLIADGAEHSGISGSNLIVNTAGGTLSGLKLSGNVYITPGVGEGNLSLNNAAVGGVVYINGGGVNSITLTDSQVGSIVISKPASPVRVILKGKSTAGKIDVTSGARIVNESGQPISTMNLLTRASDAVSVSGDVNELNVAAPAGFTLESGQIGSFNVSLKAGGSAIKLNKGSVVTKMTLNGAAVITGEGTIAEAVVNGEGVSFPVKPDKLTVNAAKVTIGGQDYDASVHLIHPAAGNPGGSGSSGGTGTPAPTPAPTSSPNPTPSPGTGNPTPTPTPTPTPTPTPTPTPTPTPTPTPTPTPTPTPTPTPTPTPKPTPTPEPKAAELYTYAEALSSFSSTGAEGLAKQYLTFLQDPSYNPPIANKDVVMPDLVNAVTFVNYEFNIKPSIFASMRGINTSVLDKTRTYLWIGTDSGVTKINRATNEMTSYNAQGKQLYDDKVLLLLPDENTGVLVITRTGVSHIYQ; encoded by the coding sequence ATGAAGTTCAGATGGAAGCAGATGCTCGGAGTATTTACCATCGTATCGTCCGTGGCATTGACAGGTGTGTCCACGGTATCGGCAGAGACCACCGAGAAGATTCCTGCATGGGCCGCTGAGGAAATCGCCTCGTGGAAGGAGATGGGGCTGCTGAAGGGGAATCCGGATGGCCTCGTGCTGCCGAATGAGGGAATCCGCAAAACAGAATTCGCCGCCTTGATTAACCGGATTTTTAATTTCACTGAGGAGAGCGGCCAGAGCTTCAGCGATGTTCCTAAGACGGCCTGGTACGCCTCTGACATCAGCAAGGCGGTCGCAGCCGGTGCTCTTATCGGCGATGGCGGAGGGAAGATCCAGCCGCTGGAGATCCTGACCCGTGAGCAGGCGGCGCTGATGCTCAGCAGAGTATTCCATGTTGCCGCATCAGGGAATTCATATGCCCCGTTCACAGATGATGCCCTTATTGCCGGCTGGTCCAAGGAAGCGGTCTATGCGATGAAGGAGGCCGGTTATGTAGCGGGCACACCGCAAGGCGCGTTCCAGCCCAAGAAGGCATTGACGCGGGCCGAGGCGGTGAAGATGATCAACAATGCCATGGGAACCCTGATTGCAGACGGGGCAGAGCATTCCGGCATCTCCGGCAGCAATCTGATCGTTAACACAGCGGGAGGTACGTTATCCGGTCTGAAGCTCTCAGGGAATGTATATATTACACCCGGCGTTGGCGAAGGGAATCTGAGCCTCAATAACGCAGCGGTTGGAGGCGTCGTCTACATCAACGGCGGCGGTGTGAACAGCATTACGCTGACAGACAGTCAAGTGGGCAGCATTGTTATCAGCAAGCCTGCTTCTCCGGTAAGAGTGATCCTCAAGGGGAAGTCCACTGCCGGGAAGATAGATGTAACCTCGGGCGCCAGAATTGTTAATGAATCCGGCCAGCCGATAAGTACCATGAACTTGCTTACGCGGGCTTCCGATGCTGTCTCCGTGTCAGGGGATGTCAATGAATTAAATGTAGCTGCACCGGCGGGCTTCACGCTGGAGAGCGGCCAGATTGGAAGCTTCAACGTCTCCCTTAAGGCAGGCGGTTCAGCGATTAAGCTTAACAAAGGCAGTGTTGTAACGAAAATGACCTTGAACGGTGCCGCAGTGATCACCGGTGAAGGGACAATCGCCGAAGCGGTGGTCAATGGAGAAGGGGTGTCTTTCCCGGTCAAGCCGGACAAGCTGACAGTCAATGCTGCCAAGGTAACGATAGGCGGGCAAGATTACGACGCTTCAGTTCATCTCATCCATCCTGCGGCCGGCAACCCGGGAGGATCGGGTTCAAGCGGCGGCACAGGAACTCCGGCTCCAACTCCAGCGCCAACCTCATCTCCGAATCCAACCCCTAGCCCGGGTACGGGGAATCCGACGCCTACACCGACACCTACACCGACGCCGACACCTACACCGACGCCGACACCTACACCAACACCAACGCCGACGCCGACGCCGACACCTACACCAACGCCAACACCGACGCCAACACCGACACCAAAACCAACGCCGACACCAGAGCCTAAGGCTGCCGAGCTGTACACCTATGCGGAAGCATTAAGCTCGTTCAGCTCCACAGGAGCAGAAGGGCTGGCCAAGCAATACCTGACCTTCCTTCAGGACCCTTCCTACAATCCTCCGATCGCTAACAAGGATGTCGTCATGCCGGACCTTGTGAATGCCGTGACTTTTGTTAACTATGAATTTAATATCAAGCCTTCCATATTCGCTTCGATGCGGGGGATTAATACCTCTGTCTTAGACAAGACCCGGACTTATTTATGGATCGGAACAGACAGCGGAGTCACCAAAATTAATCGCGCCACGAATGAAATGACCAGTTATAACGCTCAAGGCAAGCAATTGTACGATGATAAGGTGCTGCTGCTTTTGCCGGATGAGAATACGGGGGTACTGGTGATCACACGAACCGGCGTATCGCATATCTACCAATAA
- a CDS encoding GntR family transcriptional regulator, producing MTKRTNNTLYFNIKEQLLKQIQSGHYAVGEKLPTEAELCEMFSASRTTIRLALSELEMQDILERHQGKGTFVKRKELQLNQKRSFTEDVLMSGKEPTSKIIEAKVTPAEIPLNEFLNIPIKAPVNQLLRLRYADHEPLLYETTYIAWDLAPGLINDYKDGSLFSFLESEYNLKAHRSVEQLKPVLADKTASKLLGVKEGSPCLQVRTFTYLADGSPLEYSFGVFRGDFPSYTIERQFG from the coding sequence ATGACAAAGAGAACAAATAATACATTATACTTCAATATTAAAGAACAACTGCTTAAGCAGATTCAATCCGGACACTATGCCGTTGGAGAGAAGCTTCCCACCGAAGCTGAACTATGCGAGATGTTCTCCGCCAGCCGGACCACCATCCGCCTCGCGCTTAGCGAGCTTGAGATGCAGGATATTCTGGAGCGGCACCAGGGCAAGGGTACCTTCGTCAAGCGGAAGGAGCTCCAGCTTAACCAGAAGCGAAGCTTCACCGAGGATGTGCTGATGAGCGGCAAGGAGCCCACCAGCAAGATCATCGAAGCCAAGGTGACGCCTGCGGAGATCCCGCTCAATGAATTCCTGAATATTCCTATAAAAGCTCCGGTAAACCAGTTATTGCGGCTCCGCTACGCCGATCATGAACCGCTCCTGTACGAAACTACTTATATCGCCTGGGATCTGGCCCCCGGGCTCATCAATGATTATAAGGACGGGTCGCTCTTCTCCTTCCTGGAGTCAGAGTACAACCTGAAGGCCCACCGCTCTGTAGAGCAGCTGAAGCCGGTCCTCGCGGACAAAACCGCCAGCAAGCTGCTGGGTGTCAAAGAAGGCTCCCCTTGCCTGCAGGTGAGAACTTTTACTTATCTGGCTGACGGTTCGCCGCTGGAGTACAGCTTCGGCGTATTCCGGGGGGACTTCCCCAGCTATACGATCGAGCGGCAGTTTGGATGA
- a CDS encoding N-acetylglucosamine kinase produces MYQAGVDGGGSKTIAVIADHNGRILGSAVTGCGNHQIIGVRAAVLNIRGALFGALAKAGVGIGQLDHVQFGLAGADRRPDMDKLYPEISSQLELRSWDIVCDTFEGLRAGSPDNTGVVLVCGSNTNAAGRNRLGQTVQIGGFDTLFGDRAGGFYLAAQAFSRAVRCWDGREPYSELVERIPQRLGFTSFEEMVDRYLDDEITAAPLELSLVVHEAAAAGDWLSRQLLTDMGRELGIAAAAVIRRLGGFGEEEVPVVLTGSILQSGRNSLLLDALLQEVWAEQPRCTLVIPELPPVFGAVMLAMDRLGIPVTSAIIERFKRDGGNHR; encoded by the coding sequence ATGTATCAAGCAGGTGTAGACGGCGGCGGAAGCAAGACCATCGCTGTTATCGCCGATCATAACGGCAGGATTCTGGGGTCGGCAGTGACCGGCTGCGGTAACCATCAGATCATTGGAGTTCGGGCGGCTGTGCTCAACATTCGCGGAGCGCTGTTCGGTGCACTTGCGAAGGCAGGGGTAGGCATCGGCCAGCTCGATCATGTGCAGTTCGGTCTTGCGGGCGCTGACCGCAGGCCGGATATGGACAAGCTATATCCTGAAATCAGCAGTCAATTGGAGCTACGGAGCTGGGATATCGTCTGCGATACGTTCGAGGGGCTTCGTGCCGGAAGCCCGGATAACACAGGAGTGGTGCTTGTCTGCGGAAGCAATACGAACGCGGCCGGCCGCAACCGGCTCGGACAGACGGTGCAGATAGGCGGCTTCGATACCCTGTTCGGTGACCGGGCCGGCGGCTTCTATCTTGCGGCGCAGGCGTTCAGCAGAGCGGTGCGCTGCTGGGATGGAAGGGAGCCGTACAGCGAGCTGGTGGAACGGATACCGCAGAGACTGGGTTTTACAAGCTTCGAAGAGATGGTGGACCGATATCTCGATGATGAGATAACAGCGGCGCCGCTGGAGCTATCACTGGTTGTTCATGAAGCGGCCGCTGCGGGGGATTGGCTCTCCCGCCAGCTGCTTACGGATATGGGCAGAGAGCTGGGGATCGCTGCGGCGGCTGTCATCCGCAGGCTGGGCGGCTTCGGGGAAGAAGAGGTGCCGGTCGTCCTGACCGGGAGTATCCTGCAATCGGGCAGGAACTCGCTGCTGCTGGATGCATTGCTCCAGGAGGTGTGGGCAGAGCAGCCCCGCTGCACACTGGTCATTCCGGAGCTGCCGCCTGTGTTCGGTGCCGTGATGCTGGCGATGGACCGGCTGGGCATCCCTGTAACCAGTGCAATAATAGAGCGATTCAAGAGAGACGGAGGAAATCACAGATGA
- a CDS encoding 6-phospho-beta-glucosidase encodes MKKKHLKLAVIGGGSSYTPELVEGLIRYHDEFPVAELYLADIEAGAAKLNIIGELAQRMIDASGKPIQLHTTLDRREAIRGADFVATQIRVGMLDARSRDEKIPLAHHLIGQETTGAGGFAKALRTIPVILDICRDIEELAPDAFMINFTNPAGIITEAVSKHSRVKSVGLCNLPISTKMQIAELYGVPQAEMFIEIIGINHLNWTTRVMMQGEDVTEDFLNKLAGAKGPSMANIPDLEWDSEFIQSVGALPCPYHRYYYMKEEMYREISEYHQETGKTRADDVKKVEAELFEIYKQPEVNSKPAQLEKRGGAYYSEAAVQLMKSIYNDTGDIQTVNVRNQGIIPELPADVSIEINCVIKSDGPHALAPTKPLPPQIRGLLQVVKAYEELTIEAAVRGDYASALQALTIHPLVGDEHLAKEVLADILEQNADYLPQFRVRVR; translated from the coding sequence ATGAAGAAGAAGCACTTGAAGCTTGCAGTGATCGGAGGAGGCTCCTCCTATACGCCGGAGCTGGTGGAAGGCCTGATCCGGTATCATGATGAATTTCCCGTGGCTGAGCTATATCTCGCCGATATTGAGGCGGGGGCGGCCAAGCTGAACATCATAGGTGAGCTTGCCCAGCGGATGATTGATGCCAGCGGCAAGCCGATCCAGCTACATACGACACTGGACCGGCGCGAGGCGATCCGCGGTGCGGATTTCGTGGCCACACAGATCCGTGTCGGTATGCTGGATGCACGCTCCAGAGATGAGAAAATCCCGCTGGCCCATCATCTCATCGGCCAGGAGACCACCGGAGCGGGCGGCTTCGCCAAGGCGCTGCGCACCATTCCGGTCATCCTGGACATCTGCCGGGATATCGAGGAGCTGGCACCGGATGCGTTCATGATTAACTTCACCAATCCGGCCGGGATCATTACAGAAGCGGTCTCCAAGCATTCCCGGGTCAAGTCTGTGGGATTATGCAATCTGCCGATCAGCACCAAGATGCAGATCGCTGAGCTGTATGGAGTTCCGCAAGCGGAGATGTTCATTGAGATTATCGGCATCAATCACCTCAACTGGACAACCCGGGTGATGATGCAGGGGGAAGATGTGACGGAGGACTTCCTGAACAAGCTGGCCGGAGCTAAGGGGCCATCTATGGCCAACATCCCCGATCTGGAGTGGGATTCCGAATTCATTCAGTCCGTGGGTGCGCTGCCGTGCCCTTATCACCGTTACTATTATATGAAGGAAGAGATGTACCGGGAGATCTCCGAGTATCACCAGGAGACCGGCAAGACACGCGCCGATGACGTGAAAAAAGTCGAAGCCGAGCTGTTCGAGATCTACAAGCAGCCTGAAGTCAACAGCAAGCCGGCGCAACTAGAGAAGCGCGGCGGCGCCTACTATTCGGAAGCCGCAGTTCAATTGATGAAGTCGATCTACAACGACACCGGCGACATCCAGACCGTCAATGTGCGCAATCAGGGGATCATTCCTGAGCTGCCCGCCGATGTCTCCATCGAGATCAACTGCGTCATCAAATCCGACGGCCCGCACGCACTCGCCCCCACCAAGCCCCTCCCTCCCCAGATCCGGGGCCTGCTGCAGGTCGTGAAGGCTTATGAGGAATTAACGATCGAGGCCGCCGTCAGAGGAGATTACGCCTCTGCCCTCCAAGCCCTAACGATCCACCCCCTCGTAGGCGACGAGCACCTCGCCAAGGAAGTGCTGGCCGACATCCTGGAGCAGAATGCCGATTATCTGCCGCAGTTTCGGGTGCGGGTGCGATAA
- a CDS encoding DinB family protein gives MNVTQAISFIDQELSQTLSDYQNWFDLKSDVLSFKPQVGWSIEQILEHVTLTNHFLLILIRKGKRKAIELSKKKDVRAVIESRPINLQELGAIAKHKAFEWIRPEHMEPTGDKELGQIRTLLKEQISECRELLKELANGEGLLYTTTMTVNNLGKLDVYQYIYFLCQHAKRHIVQMQKVMDEYIEA, from the coding sequence ATGAATGTAACTCAAGCGATAAGCTTCATTGATCAGGAACTATCTCAGACATTAAGTGATTATCAAAACTGGTTTGATTTGAAGTCCGACGTACTATCCTTTAAACCGCAGGTTGGCTGGAGTATTGAACAAATATTGGAGCATGTAACCTTAACCAATCACTTCCTGTTGATTCTCATTCGTAAAGGGAAGCGGAAAGCCATTGAACTCTCCAAAAAGAAAGATGTAAGGGCAGTGATTGAATCCCGCCCAATTAATCTGCAGGAGCTTGGTGCAATAGCGAAGCATAAGGCTTTTGAATGGATTAGACCAGAGCATATGGAGCCTACAGGAGACAAAGAATTAGGACAGATTAGAACATTACTGAAAGAGCAGATTAGCGAATGCAGAGAGCTTTTGAAGGAGCTGGCAAACGGAGAGGGGCTGCTCTACACAACCACAATGACGGTAAACAACCTGGGGAAGCTTGATGTTTACCAATACATATATTTCCTGTGCCAGCACGCCAAGCGGCATATTGTGCAAATGCAGAAGGTTATGGATGAGTATATAGAGGCGTAG
- a CDS encoding DUF3139 domain-containing protein, whose protein sequence is MKKIKILLLVIVLMACALGLVGLKIFRDKTTNEVETYLIEERGYNPNDIYEIYTQIGKAPLVSTTVIFNDDRSSRYLYRKENGRINQYSRAPVQGVDDGTKQYKHIEE, encoded by the coding sequence ATGAAAAAAATAAAGATACTACTCCTGGTAATTGTTCTGATGGCTTGCGCTTTAGGATTAGTTGGATTAAAAATATTCAGAGATAAAACAACGAACGAAGTAGAAACATACTTAATAGAAGAACGAGGGTATAACCCGAATGATATATATGAAATTTATACTCAAATTGGTAAAGCTCCTCTGGTGAGTACAACTGTTATTTTTAATGACGATAGAAGTTCCAGATATTTGTATCGTAAAGAAAACGGAAGGATCAATCAATACAGTAGGGCTCCTGTTCAAGGGGTGGACGATGGAACAAAACAATATAAGCATATTGAAGAATGA
- a CDS encoding DNA cytosine methyltransferase: MKALELFAGAGGLALGTEKAGFKHVAVAEWNSDACSTLRLNRPNWNIIEGDVRHLTYSDFGYDLDLVAGGPPCQPFSLGGRHQAWNDDRDMFPEAIRAVREIKPKAFLFENVRGLARQSFSTYIEYIVLQLTYPSLSRKNNESWQDHLSRLERHHTGTGGNNPEYKVIPPRVLNAADYGIPQRRERIFFIGFRADVDAQWNFPEVTHSQYSLQVSKWVTGDYWSSRNIAPTQISPSSKAIAKLSQVTMESLLAPWVTLRDAIYDLPDPLLTTDITNHVYQPGAKPYPGHTGSVMDEPSKTLKAGAHGVPGGENMIAFPDGTYRYLTIRESARVQTFPDNYIFQGPWSEAMRQIGNAVPMELAALVAQKIYDVLNQAELQKKLLKRCV, from the coding sequence ATGAAAGCACTTGAATTGTTTGCTGGGGCAGGTGGGTTAGCTCTTGGAACAGAAAAAGCTGGCTTTAAACATGTCGCAGTTGCTGAATGGAATTCAGATGCGTGCTCAACATTAAGACTGAACAGACCAAATTGGAATATTATTGAAGGAGACGTAAGACACTTAACATATTCCGATTTCGGTTATGATCTTGATTTGGTTGCAGGCGGGCCTCCATGTCAACCATTTTCTCTGGGTGGAAGACATCAAGCCTGGAATGATGACCGAGATATGTTCCCAGAAGCTATCAGAGCAGTCCGTGAAATCAAACCAAAAGCTTTTTTGTTTGAGAATGTTCGTGGATTGGCTCGCCAATCTTTTTCAACCTACATTGAATATATCGTTTTACAGCTAACCTATCCTTCCTTATCTCGAAAGAATAATGAGTCCTGGCAGGATCATCTGTCTCGCCTTGAAAGACACCACACCGGTACTGGAGGAAATAACCCTGAGTATAAAGTAATTCCCCCTAGAGTACTGAATGCTGCTGACTATGGTATTCCACAACGTCGAGAACGAATTTTTTTCATAGGTTTCCGAGCTGATGTTGATGCTCAGTGGAATTTCCCTGAAGTGACTCATTCTCAATATTCTTTGCAGGTATCTAAATGGGTTACAGGCGATTATTGGTCTTCAAGAAATATAGCTCCGACACAGATATCTCCGTCATCGAAAGCAATAGCAAAGTTGTCACAAGTCACCATGGAAAGCTTATTGGCTCCTTGGGTAACCCTTCGTGACGCAATTTACGATTTACCTGACCCACTTCTAACAACTGATATCACGAATCATGTCTATCAGCCTGGTGCAAAACCATACCCGGGACACACAGGCAGTGTTATGGATGAACCATCTAAAACACTCAAGGCCGGTGCACATGGAGTTCCGGGTGGCGAAAATATGATTGCTTTCCCTGATGGTACATATCGTTATTTAACTATACGGGAATCTGCAAGAGTGCAAACTTTTCCAGATAATTATATCTTCCAGGGACCGTGGAGCGAAGCGATGCGACAGATCGGAAATGCAGTACCGATGGAACTTGCAGCACTAGTCGCACAGAAAATATATGATGTTCTGAACCAAGCTGAGTTACAAAAAAAGCTATTAAAAAGGTGTGTGTAA
- a CDS encoding nucleotide pyrophosphohydrolase — protein sequence MDELMKRIIQFRDDRDWKQFHDPKDLALSITLESSELLELFQWKNSQQAIEQHYSDMQDEIADILIYTLTLAHDLQIDVKAAILQKIDKNAKKYPISSSKGSSQKSTQE from the coding sequence ATGGACGAATTAATGAAGAGAATCATTCAATTCCGTGACGACAGGGACTGGAAGCAATTCCATGATCCCAAGGATCTGGCGCTCTCGATCACGCTGGAGTCTAGCGAGCTGCTGGAGCTTTTTCAATGGAAGAACAGCCAGCAGGCCATAGAGCAGCATTACTCCGACATGCAGGACGAAATTGCGGATATTCTCATCTACACGCTAACGCTGGCCCATGATCTGCAGATCGATGTTAAGGCTGCGATCCTTCAGAAGATAGACAAGAATGCGAAGAAATACCCCATATCCAGCTCCAAGGGAAGCTCACAAAAAAGCACACAGGAGTGA
- a CDS encoding DUF2075 domain-containing protein, with protein MIIYESTKQQFMDDVTEDTIAVKIHNQYVQKIGRAAMGEINAWNNSMNYLYKVLNTSDIPNDVGIAIEYRIPATPRRVDFMITGLNEQDQYSVVIIELKQWTEVETVEDADGLVQTYFNRTKTRTSHPSYQAWSYARLINDYNEAVQNEAVQLYPCAYLHNYIQTDNDPLLHPVYDPYIEEAPIFSKGDALKLRGFITTYIKKTDRTQSLYLIEHGKIKPSKSLQDSLLSMLQGNQEFIMIDDQKVVYEEALRLAKQAQSGKKQVLIVEGGPGTGKSVLGINLLVELTGRELVCQYVTKNSAPRSVYMKKLQQNVKKSVIDNLFKGSGVYYEALPDEFDCLIVDEAHRLNEKSGLFKNKGINQTMEIIRASRFSVFFIDEYQKIAMHDVGSKEQIRHYAEQMDAEITELTLASQFRCNGSDGYLAWLDDVLEIRETANADGFDFEYDIRLYDDPNKLRDEIFSKNQINNKARMLAGYCWDWKSDGKNNPGVHDIQLEQYQFFMSWNLSNTTTWAIDPESIEQVGCIHTSQGLEFDYVGVIIGEDMRYENNRIITDPFKRAKTDKSLSGFKTLYKKDKDEALRIADQIVRNTYRTLMTRGTKGCYIYCVDPQLKAYLQRRLALQGSVIVSG; from the coding sequence ATGATTATCTACGAATCGACCAAGCAGCAATTTATGGATGATGTGACCGAGGATACGATTGCGGTAAAGATCCATAACCAGTACGTCCAAAAAATCGGCAGGGCCGCCATGGGCGAAATCAACGCATGGAACAATTCCATGAACTATCTATATAAAGTACTGAACACATCGGACATTCCAAATGACGTAGGAATCGCGATTGAATATAGAATTCCAGCGACCCCGAGAAGAGTCGACTTCATGATCACAGGCCTGAACGAGCAGGATCAATACTCCGTGGTCATTATTGAGCTTAAGCAGTGGACGGAAGTGGAGACGGTTGAGGATGCAGATGGACTGGTGCAAACCTATTTTAACCGGACAAAGACTAGAACGTCGCATCCATCTTACCAAGCGTGGTCTTATGCCAGGCTGATCAATGATTATAATGAGGCCGTGCAGAACGAAGCTGTACAGCTCTATCCGTGCGCTTATTTACATAACTACATTCAAACCGACAACGATCCCTTATTACATCCAGTCTATGATCCATACATTGAGGAAGCACCGATCTTCTCCAAGGGAGATGCACTGAAGCTAAGAGGGTTTATCACCACCTATATCAAAAAGACCGATAGAACCCAATCACTGTACCTTATCGAGCATGGCAAAATTAAACCCTCCAAATCGTTGCAGGATTCACTCCTCAGTATGCTCCAGGGTAACCAGGAATTCATCATGATTGACGATCAGAAGGTCGTCTATGAGGAAGCTTTAAGATTAGCGAAGCAGGCCCAGTCGGGAAAAAAGCAAGTCCTGATTGTCGAAGGCGGCCCGGGGACAGGCAAGTCGGTGCTTGGCATTAATCTTCTGGTAGAACTGACGGGCCGGGAACTTGTCTGCCAATATGTAACCAAGAATAGCGCTCCGCGTTCTGTATACATGAAGAAGCTTCAGCAGAACGTGAAGAAGTCGGTGATTGATAACCTGTTCAAGGGCTCTGGCGTGTATTATGAGGCATTACCCGATGAATTCGATTGCCTGATTGTGGATGAGGCGCACCGCTTAAATGAGAAGTCCGGTCTGTTCAAAAATAAAGGAATTAATCAGACGATGGAGATCATCCGTGCTTCCCGGTTCTCCGTATTCTTCATTGATGAATATCAGAAGATTGCAATGCACGATGTGGGCAGTAAGGAGCAAATTAGACACTATGCGGAGCAAATGGATGCGGAGATCACGGAGCTGACCCTGGCCTCCCAATTCCGGTGCAATGGCTCGGACGGATATTTGGCCTGGCTGGATGATGTGCTTGAGATTCGGGAGACGGCGAACGCCGACGGCTTCGACTTCGAGTATGACATCCGGCTCTACGATGACCCAAATAAGCTGCGGGACGAGATCTTCAGCAAGAATCAGATTAATAACAAGGCCCGAATGCTCGCCGGCTACTGCTGGGACTGGAAGAGCGATGGCAAGAATAATCCTGGCGTTCATGACATTCAATTAGAGCAATACCAATTCTTCATGAGCTGGAACCTGAGCAACACCACCACCTGGGCAATCGACCCTGAATCCATCGAGCAAGTAGGCTGCATCCACACCTCACAGGGCCTGGAGTTCGATTATGTCGGCGTAATCATCGGCGAAGATATGCGCTATGAGAACAACCGGATCATCACCGACCCCTTCAAGCGTGCGAAGACGGATAAGTCCCTGTCAGGCTTCAAGACCCTGTACAAAAAAGACAAGGACGAAGCCCTCCGCATAGCCGATCAGATTGTCCGCAACACCTACCGAACCTTAATGACCCGGGGAACGAAAGGGTGCTATATCTACTGTGTTGATCCTCAACTGAAGGCGTACTTGCAGAGGCGATTGGCTTTGCAGGGTTCAGTAATAGTTTCGGGATAA